From the Bacillus tuaregi genome, one window contains:
- the lspA gene encoding signal peptidase II yields the protein MFYYIIALLAIIVDQWTKWLIVKNMELGERITVVENFLYITSHRNRGAAWGILQGQMWFFYVITVVVIIAIIYYLKKSEMESPLFKFSLALMLGGAIGNFIDRVFRQEVVDFIHTYPFGYNFPIFNVADSALVIGVAILIIYMLLEEKKDKEKANGESGTHRS from the coding sequence GTGTTTTATTACATAATAGCTTTACTGGCCATTATTGTTGATCAATGGACAAAATGGCTTATTGTAAAAAATATGGAATTAGGAGAACGCATAACCGTTGTAGAGAACTTTTTGTACATAACCTCTCATCGCAACCGCGGCGCTGCTTGGGGAATATTACAAGGACAGATGTGGTTCTTCTATGTGATTACAGTCGTTGTCATTATTGCAATTATTTATTATCTGAAAAAATCTGAAATGGAAAGTCCACTTTTTAAATTTTCGCTTGCTTTAATGCTGGGAGGGGCGATCGGTAACTTTATTGATCGTGTATTCCGTCAAGAAGTTGTAGACTTCATCCATACGTATCCTTTCGGCTATAATTTTCCGATTTTTAATGTTGCAGATTCCGCACTTGTCATAGGAGTAGCTATCTTAATCATATATATGCTGCTAGAAGAGAAAAAGGATAAGGAGAAAGCTAATGGAGAAAGTGGAACACACCGTTCTTGA
- a CDS encoding RluA family pseudouridine synthase, producing MEKVEHTVLEHEKQERIDKVITSLEPDWSRTQVQQWIKDGLVLVNHKPIKTNYKCNVEDQIEISIPDPEILDVIPEEMNLDIYYEDSDVIVVNKPKGMVVHPAAGHTAGTLVNGLMAHCKDLSGINGVLRPGIVHRIDKDTSGLLMVAKNDKAHEHLVNQLVEKTVTRKYKALVHGNISHDYGTIDAPIGRDQKDRQSMTVVENGKHAVTHFQVQERFQDFTFVECRLETGRTHQIRVHMKYIGFPLAGDPKYGPRKTLDINGQALHAAVLGFTHPRTEEYLEFEAPLPREYEVLLEKLRKN from the coding sequence ATGGAGAAAGTGGAACACACCGTTCTTGAACATGAAAAGCAGGAACGAATTGATAAAGTCATTACCAGTCTCGAGCCGGATTGGTCACGCACACAGGTTCAGCAATGGATTAAAGACGGATTGGTATTAGTTAATCATAAACCAATAAAAACGAACTATAAATGTAATGTAGAGGATCAAATTGAGATTTCTATTCCAGACCCAGAAATCCTCGATGTTATTCCAGAAGAGATGAATCTCGATATTTACTACGAGGACAGTGATGTTATTGTGGTAAATAAGCCAAAAGGGATGGTTGTGCATCCTGCCGCTGGTCATACTGCCGGAACGCTTGTGAATGGATTAATGGCTCATTGTAAGGATTTATCGGGTATTAATGGAGTTCTGCGTCCCGGAATTGTACATCGGATTGATAAGGATACCTCTGGGTTATTAATGGTCGCGAAAAATGACAAAGCACATGAACACTTAGTAAATCAACTTGTTGAAAAAACAGTGACGAGAAAATATAAAGCATTAGTACACGGAAATATCAGTCATGATTATGGTACAATTGATGCTCCAATTGGCAGAGACCAAAAGGATCGTCAAAGTATGACGGTGGTTGAAAACGGCAAGCATGCTGTTACACATTTTCAAGTTCAAGAACGGTTTCAAGACTTCACCTTTGTTGAATGCCGTCTTGAAACCGGTAGGACTCATCAAATACGGGTACATATGAAATATATAGGTTTTCCGCTTGCAGGCGACCCGAAGTATGGTCCACGTAAGACATTGGATATTAACGGGCAGGCATTACATGCGGCAGTACTTGGTTTTACACACCCTCGAACAGAAGAGTACCTAGAATTTGAAGCCCCGCTTCCACGGGAATACGAGGTGCTGCTAGAAAAGCTACGCAAAAATTAA
- the pyrR gene encoding bifunctional pyr operon transcriptional regulator/uracil phosphoribosyltransferase PyrR, which yields MTQKAIVLDEQAIRRALTRIAHEIIEKNKGIDNLLLVGIRTRGIFIANRLAERINQIEGRNIPVGEVDITLYRDDLTTKTVDREPLVKGLHIEKEIQDQTVILVDDVLYTGRTVRAAMDAIVDFGRPGSIQLAVLVDRGHRELPIRADYVGKNIPTSSSEKIVVELNEVDQLDQVSIYEK from the coding sequence ATGACGCAAAAAGCAATCGTTCTCGATGAGCAGGCGATACGCAGAGCTTTAACAAGAATAGCGCATGAAATTATTGAGAAAAATAAAGGAATCGATAACCTGCTACTCGTGGGGATTCGGACACGAGGGATTTTTATCGCCAACCGTCTCGCTGAAAGAATTAATCAAATTGAAGGCAGGAACATTCCTGTTGGTGAGGTAGATATCACTCTATACCGGGATGATTTAACAACTAAAACGGTTGACCGCGAACCACTTGTGAAAGGCTTACACATTGAGAAAGAAATTCAGGATCAAACCGTTATACTTGTAGATGATGTTCTTTATACAGGTCGAACAGTCCGTGCTGCAATGGATGCCATTGTTGATTTTGGACGTCCAGGTTCCATTCAACTTGCGGTCTTAGTGGATAGAGGACATCGTGAATTACCAATAAGAGCTGATTATGTTGGAAAAAATATTCCGACTTCTAGCTCAGAAAAAATTGTTGTGGAGCTAAACGAGGTTGATCAATTAGATCAAGTAAGTATATATGAAAAATAA
- a CDS encoding TraR/DksA family transcriptional regulator, whose translation MDLTTNHIYSDLRKTKEELVQRLDKECCSPLAKPYIEAELKDIETALKKIETGTFGTCEVSGELMPLELLQIIPTLKSIEDCKTVNYVISKH comes from the coding sequence ATGGATCTAACCACAAATCATATCTATTCAGATCTCCGTAAAACAAAAGAAGAATTAGTTCAGCGGTTGGATAAGGAATGCTGCTCTCCGCTAGCGAAGCCTTATATTGAAGCTGAACTAAAAGATATTGAAACAGCTTTAAAGAAAATCGAAACAGGTACGTTTGGAACATGTGAGGTTTCGGGAGAGCTTATGCCACTGGAGCTATTACAGATCATTCCAACATTGAAGTCAATAGAAGACTGCAAAACGGTTAATTATGTTATAAGCAAGCATTAA